In Plodia interpunctella isolate USDA-ARS_2022_Savannah chromosome 1, ilPloInte3.2, whole genome shotgun sequence, one DNA window encodes the following:
- the CarT gene encoding carcinine transporter, which yields MSKDSKNILTYGTQEKQLGESTNGEAIDLDDVLPKIGEFGLYQKLLLWLVCLPACLPCGFCAFNQLFMTDVPDYWCKVPELQNMTQEDRKALSIPLKVDNNSTYEKCVRYAVNWSSIIKTGKPMEVNTAWPHERCWDGYEYDTTEVTSSVVIDFNLVCEYDVYPTLGLVALNIGGPIGVYTFGLLNDRIGRKKSFFACLTTLLIGSIMTAFANEYWIWVLARTIVGLTIPAVYQIPFIISLELAGPNYRSFVTVMTCVFYTLGLIMLSGITYLLRDWRLLALATSVPFLFYYLYWFVLPESPRWLLMRERLEEANKILKDIARVNGKELPEEFTSKLQKQVLKQKERGFKETETASVFALCKTPNMRLKTCLITLNWCASEMVYVGLSYYGPAIGTNQYMSFFLSSAVEIPSYIVCWVLMDRVGRRWPLCLSMVISGIFCIITVLLPEDAQMETLILYLISKCFISASFLIIYPYAGELYPTELRGVGIGTSAYIGGLGLIIIPFINYLGSSNLILPLVVMGAVSVVGGLTALRLPETLHSSLPQTAEEGEEFGKNWTYKDCFVCGGQRQISDADSYENIDQLELTQAPQTDDEILDIPNIRRPSMRKLVRQSSTVETQRDIDGNMKMTYWF from the exons ATGTCGAAAGATTCGAAAAATATCTTAACCTATGGAACTCAAGAGAAGCAATTG GGCGAGTCGACAAATGGAGAGGCCATCGACTTGGACGATGTTTTACCCAAAATTGGAGAATTCGGGCTTTATCAAAAACTTTTACTCTGGCTCGTTTGTCTGCCAGCGTGTTTGCCGTGTGGATTTTGTGCCTTTAACCAACTGTTTATGACAGATGTCCCTGATTACTGGTGTAAAGTGCcagaattacaaaatatgacaCAAGAAGATCGTAAAGCTCTCTCTATACCACTAAAG gTGGACAACAATTCAACCTATGAGAAATGTGTTCGATATGCAGTAAATTGGAgttcaattataaaaacagGAAAACCTATGGAAGTTAACACTGCTTGGCCACATGAACGCTGCTGGGATGGTTACGAGTACGACACAACTGAAGTGACGTCATCTGTTGTAATAGAT TTCAATCTGGTCTGCGAGTATGACGTATATCCTACCCTAGGACTGGTGGCCCTCAATATCGGAGGACCAATTGGAGTTTATACGTTTGGACTTCTAAATGATCGTATAGGTCGTAAAAAGTCCTTTTTTGCTTGCCTCACTACATTACTCATTGGCAGTATTATGACAGCATTTGCAAATGAATATTGGATATGGGTTCTTGCAAGAACAATAGTGGGTTTAACTATTCCTGCAGTGTATCAGATACcgtttattatat CGCTTGAGTTAGCAGGTCCTAACTACCGATCATTTGTGACCGTTATGACATGTGTATTTTACACTTTGGGTTTAATTATGCTATCGGGCATAACGTATTTACTCAGAGACTGGAGATTACTCGCCTTAGCTACTTCTGTgccgtttttattttattatttatactggTTTGTATTACCCGAATCGCCCAGATGGCTTTTGATGAGAGAACGCTTAGAAGAAGCAAATAAAATCCTAAAAGACATCGCAAGAGTGAATGGCAAAGAGTTGCCAGAAGAGTTCACATCGAAGCTTCAAAAACAAGTCCTGAAACAAAAAGAGAGAGGCTTTAAAGAAACAGAGACTGCCAGTGTTTTTGCTTTGTGTAAAACTCCAAATATGAGACTAAAAACTTGTTTGATAACTTTGAATTGGTGTGCGTCAGAAATGGTATACGTTGGATTAAGTTACTATGGTCCTGCTATCGGAACCAATCAATACAtgagtttttttctttcatctgCTGTAGAAATACCAAGTTACATTGTATGTTGGGTACTTATGGACAGAGTTGGAAGAAGGTGGCCCCTGTGTTTATCCATGGTTATAAGTGGAATATTCTGCATAATTACTGTACTACTTCCCGAAG ATGCTCAAATGGAAACCCTTATCCTATACTTAATATCCAAATGTTTTATATCGGCATCCTTTCTGATTATTTACCCTTATGCTGGGGAGCTGTACCCGACGGAGCTGAGGGGCGTTGGCATCGGTACATCGGCATATATAGGCGGCTTGGGCTTGATTATTATaccttttattaattatttg GGCTCCAGCAATCTGATATTACCTCTGGTGGTGATGGGTGCCGTGTCTGTTGTCGGCGGCCTGACAGCCCTTCGACTGCCTGAAACTCTTCACTCTTCTCTGCCACAAACTGCTGAAGAAGGAGAGGAGTTCGGAAAGAACTGGACATACAAAGACTGCTTTGTTTGCGGTGGTCAGAG ACAAATTTCAGATGCAGATTCCTACGAAAACATAGATCAATTAGAGTTAACTCAAGCCCCTCAGACGGATGACGAAATCTTAGACATACCAAATATACGACGGCCATCAATGCGCAAACTTGTACGACAGTCGAGCACGGTTGAGACGCAACGAGATATTGATGGCAACATGAAGATGACTTATTGGTTTTGA
- the Catsup gene encoding protein catecholamines up: protein MFSSKQAVLSCIFIIISVAVVFVHSHSHDESPAYKYSKTANEQYKTKEEKITEPDYDLYMRALGSTLFISVVPFFILFFIPIDGSIEKQPLLKVLLSFASGGLLGDAFLHLIPHALVPNHDETGHSHSHSHSSPDEEHEPHDISVGLGVLGGIITFLVVEKTVRLFSGGHGHSHGNDKKKSEEKTKKGKSKDKKEEINISGYLNLAADFTHNFTDGLAIGASYIAGNNIGFITTVTILLHEIPHEIGDFAILVQSGCSRKKAMFLQLLTAFGAISGTILSIYLQGSNESLVSSLILPFTAGGFIYIATVSVIPELLENSHKLSQSIKEIMALLAGVYMMVIIAQYE, encoded by the coding sequence ATGTTTTCCTCAAAACAAGCAGTACTAtcgtgtatttttataataatcagtGTTGCAGTTGTGTTCGTACATTCACATTCTCATGACGAATCACCTGCTTATAAATATTCGAAAACTGCTAATgaacaatacaaaacaaaggaAGAGAAGATAACAGAACCCGATTATGACTTGTATATGAGAGCGTTGGGCTCTACTTTGTTTATTAGTGTTGTACCGtttttcatattgttttttatacctattgaTGGATCAATTGAAAAGCAACCACTATTGAAGGTGTTATTATCATTTGCTTCTGGTGGACTTCTTGGCGATGCTTTTCTGCATTTAATCCCACATGCCTTAGTTCCTAACCATGATGAAACTGGTCACAGTCATAGCCATTCACATAGTAGCCCTGATGAAGAACATGAACCTCACGATATCTCCGTTGGTTTGGGAGTCCTAGGCGGGATAATAACATTCTTAGTTGTTGAAAAAACTGTTCGATTGTTTAGTGGTGGACATGGGCATTCACATGGAAATGATAAGAAAAAGAGTGaagaaaagacaaaaaaaggaaagagcaaagacaaaaaagaagaaataaatatttctggtTACTTGAACTTGGCTGCAGATTTTACGCACAACTTCACTGATGGACTAGCTATTGGAGCATCCTACATAGCTGGGAACAACATTGGATTTATCACTactgtaacaattttattgcatGAAATTCCTCATGAGATTGGAGACTTTGCTATCCTTGTGCAATCTGGCTGCTCAAGaaaaaaagctatgttttTACAGTTGTTGACAGCATTTGGAGCTATATCTGGTACAATCCTGTCTATATATCTACAAGGATCAAATGAAAGTCTTGTATCTTCCCTAATTTTGCCATTTACAGCTGGTGGTTTCATTTACATAGCCACAGTGTCAGTCATTCCAGAACTTCTAGAAAACTCACATAAATTGTCTCAGTCAATCAAAGAAATTATGGCCCTCTTAGCTGGTGTGTACATGATGGTTATTATAGCACAATATGAATGA
- the RpS18 gene encoding small ribosomal subunit protein uS13, whose amino-acid sequence MSLVIPDKFQHILRIMNTNIDGKRKVMFAMTAIKGVGRRYSNIVLKKADIDLDKRAGECTEEEVEKIITIMSNPRQYKIPDWFLNRQKDIVDGKYSQLTSSNLDSKLREDLERLKKIHAHRGMRHYWGLRVRGQHTKTTGRRGRTVGVSKKK is encoded by the exons ATg TCGCTGGTGATCCCAGATAAGTTTCAACACATTCTCCGTATAATGAATACGAATATTGATGGCAAACGAAAAGTTATGTTTGCTATGACAGCTATCAAGGGTGTTGGTCGCAGATATTCCAACATAGTGTTGAAGAAAGCTGACATCGACCTGGACAAACGGGCTGGCGAATGCACCGAAGAGGAG gtGGAAAAAATTATTACCATCATGTCAAACCCAAGGCAGTACAAAATCCCTGATTGGTTCCTCAATAGACAAAAGGATATTGTTGACGGAAAATACAGCCAGCTAACCTCCTCCAACTTGGACTCCAAACTCCGTGAAGATTTAGAAAGGTTGAAGAAGATTCATGCTCACAGAGGAATGCGTCACTATTGGGGCCTTCGTGTGCGTGGTCAGCATACTAAGACAACTGGCAGAAGAGGAAGGACAGTTGGTGTATCTAAGAAGAAGTAA